Genomic DNA from Porites lutea chromosome 4, jaPorLute2.1, whole genome shotgun sequence:
TCCGCAGACTTGCGTTTTAATGAGTCGAGCTGTTCCTTGACAACCTTGACCTCCTCCGTTTTCGTCTCCAGGGCCTTTAAGACTTCCTTCGCCCAAGCTGGGGGCTCAGGGCTGCGAGAAGCGGAACGACTTCTACGGTGCGAACGCTCGCGGAGACTCCTTCGCGAAGGCGAAGAACTACGGCCAGAACCGCTTGAAGCTGCAACATGTGAACGAGAACTACGACGGCCTGAACTACGATGTTATCTTGACCTGGACAACCGGACAACAGGGTCTTCAATGTCCGCGTTGACTCTCGAAACACGAGAACGAACTGAAGCAGGGCGACCACGACGGCCCCGCGCCATGCGGACGAGATAGGAAGAACGAGCTAAGAATTTAACCGTCCGCTTGTAAAAATCCACAATGACACTTGTTTACTGTTCAGCGAACATATACTTGCTACTTTACATATCACACTTTCTGCTCATAATCTCATGCCGGCACTTAAAACATACTGTCGATAAATGCACTTGTGCTTGGGAATTCATGAAACCATTTATCTGTTGTTTCATTACGCTTCGCTGCATTCAGGCAAAGATAAATGAACAATTAAACACTGCTTGATTGTTTCTAAACATCTAactgtttttttaataatacaaTTTGAATTCAGCGTATAGGGATAGattttacatgacgtcacggcggccatattggtgtacaaaAAAGTCCCTTGGCTTAACTATGCTTGGAGACCTGCGGGGATTGAACTCTTTTTTCATGTGCAAATTTCTTATGTTCCAcgaaatttgcatagctgctgaCTGTCcgaaagaaaaagataaatttaaatttgtttaacattttttaatgtAAGTAAGATTGGTAGCTCGGTATGGAGACACTCCTTCATATCATAATTCTTTCAATATAATTTTGCTTCTACAGATCATGTATTCAGTGTTTTGTACCCGAATATCAAAacatatatgttgtagtttttttttgtctcaggtaatttttagttttctttttttcaacttaATTAGCATGCATTACCATACCCACAAAcgaaagaaaattaaacaaaaattatttgagataaaaaactaactacaacatatacgcTAGCCTTGGTGAGTGATGTTCAgctcattattttattattatatttttatgaGTCCACCGTGAGATATTTGTACTCATTTTGCTTGTTTATTGTACTTAACTGAGTAAAGCTGAATTACAATGATGTATATTTCATTATCGGGTTTCTTTACAAGGTATTCAGGACAAAAGTCAAACTGTGACAACTGCAATCGGATCAGTTAAACAAATACAAGAAAACATAAAAGCCTGACAAAGATAAATTCAGTATCGCAAGTTGGCCCGATAGGGCCCAGTCAGGAATGACAAACGATTTCGACACGGAATTTAAATTCTTGCAGAGTATAATTTACAAACATAAAATATTGTAGAATTAATTACGTATAGATCGTATTGTGTTGTAAAATAGAACTGATCATGATAAAGTACGATATAAATGGGTTAACTAGCTTCGTTTAACTATGCGTACGTAGGTTGAGTTTTTCAAACATGGGCTGAGGTCCGGCTAGTGATAGATAGACCTCATGTAGAAAATGATAATACTGGCCAATAATGCACAGCTACACCCGGCCCGTCAATTTCGACCAGTTACCTCTGTTCCAAAATGAAGTCCATTTTGTACCTTTTTCTACAACTTCTTTACAGGTTAACTTGACGACCTGCAAGAGGTTTTAATTGATGATTGTCGGCTTTCTTTCCGCCAAATCTACAAACGAGTAATCTTCGAAACTCTCTTCTAAACAGAGGATTCATTCCGGCATAAATAAAGGGATTAATAGCGTTCGAAATGTTTAAGGAAAAAGTGCAAAGTAACTGAACATTGCGCGGCATTTTATTTCCAAACGACAATCTCGTCAGGATGGTGATGACCCAAGCGGGTAACCAACACAACATGAAGGCAAAGACGACAACAAACAGAGACTTGCTTAGTcgaatttcttttgttgtgaCTGTCTCCTTGTTGTTTGTTCGAAGATTTCGAGCCGTTCCAGTATTGTGTTCCCGaatctttttcaaaacttttttgtaGCTGAATATTGTTACTGCTAGTGGAAGTGCGAAACACAAGCCAAGAACGACGATGTAGTGTACTATTTTTCCCAGATCACTCATCTGCCTGTTTAAGCAAACTGCATAGCTCGGCACAAAATAGAATTCTTGTAGACCAGTAAGACGAGGGATTAAAATGCAGAGAGCAACAAAGGTCCAGGAAAAtccaagaaaaataagagattttttctttgaaaagaatAGATTATATTGCTGATCTGATGAGCATATTCTTGTGTATCTATTAAGTGCAGTAAGACCCATGGTTACAGGCGAAACATACACTGCAAAAAGGCCGAAGTAAGCGTGTATTTGACAAGCCGTTTCACCAAAAGGCCATCTGCCGGTGATGAGAACTCCAGTAGCTGGAGGCATGACGAGAGTTGCAGCTATCAAGTCACTTACAGCCAATGCAACGATGTACAGATTTGTTGCGGTGCGGAGCCTGTTATTTCTGTAAACCGACAAACCAACTAAGATGTTGCCAAAAAGCGAAATGATATTTAATGCAATCATTGCTCCGACTTCTACAACTTTTAAGGCTGTACTGCGCGATTCGAGAGTGCCGACCATTGTTGAACTAGAATCAATTCCAATTCCAGTTGCTATCCAGTTGGTGAAGCTAATATACTGCAAATGGTGAACAGTTTGAAATACATCCAGTAACGGTGATTCCCagctgaaaacaaagaaaaatcaagaagtgtTCAGTTTAGCgttttctttcaataaatttaattaattCGGGCGGTGTTTGCCACGAAAGTTCTGTTCTAAATTAcaataaggaaaataaaatcCAAAATTGGAACCTTGTTTAACTCCAAAGAAGGGAGTGAAAATATTGCACCCCAGTTATAGGAAAGAcaagtaccgtaaaatttcgtGAACATACAAGTTGTAAACAATTTCTAAAGGGTAGTTGATGTATTAACGGCGTCCCGTGATTTAGCAGTTACAATTTAAAGAGACCAAAATGACGCAAAAAGGCCAACTCTCTGTTATCAGTACTCCAGTACCTAGAGGCTTGACGATAGCTGCAATGATATAAATGACGAGCCTGTTATTTCCGTAAACAGACCGACAAACTCGTATGTTGCACAGAAATTAAACAATATTTAGTAAAATAATTACTTTAGGATTTAATAACCGCTATTAAAGATAGTTCCCCTATCGGGAGCATTTCCTGTTTCCTGACAAAGCGAATATTGATAAGTCTCCCATTAGGAGTGATAACGGTCTTAAGTAATGACTTACAGCTCGCCTTGACTTTTTTAAACGCACCTGCTTCATTATTTGACGAACAATCTAGATTATGTCACTCCTACACTTATCCTTCCCCTCAATTTAGCCTCTTTGTTAAAAGTCATTTACTGTTTTTTAATCTGATAACTTTAATCACAAATTTCAACTGCTGCGTATAACACATTAGTGTCTATTAATTCTCAGTATGTTTGATTAAACTCTGCTTGATTGTTTCTAAACATCTAActgataattttttaataaaatagaaTTTGAATTCGGCGTATAGAGATCGATTTCaaatgacgtcacggcggccataaaAAGCGGtttaaaggtttgtttacaatggaaagtgcacttagcttatccagctagtttacaggcactctaCTCATAAatacttagaaaaaaataattcattgatCAAATACTAcataacaatattaaaaaaccCAACTGACAGGAGGCAACcggttggctatttacaagcgtggccgaggacttgaactcgggacaacggagaacaaatccagcaagtggccagagcgggactcgaacccaggaccgccggattgctagtccgacgcgctgaccactcagCCACGCTGCGTTCTATTACTTGAGTACAAAAAAATCCTGTGGCGACCTGTGGAGATTGAGTCTTTTTTTTCATGAGCAAAATTTCTTATGTTCCAAGAAATATGCATAGCTGCTGACCATGCGAAAAAAAGCGATAAATCTAAATTTGTTTGACATTTTTTAATGTTACTATAATAAGATTGGTCGCTCGGTATGGGGACACTCCTTCATAGTATAAGTCTTTCACTATAATTTCAACAAATTTTACCTGATTTACTTCTACAGATCATGTTCATGAATATCAAAACATATACTATAGCTTTAGCGAGTGATGTTCAGCTCATTATTTGTAGACGTTTTGTCATAAAGgaggaaaaactaaaaatacagtCATATATCTTATTGGACGGTTTAGTGTGTCGAGTATCGATGAATATTTTATGAGTCCACTGTGAGATATTTGTACTCGCGGTTTTAAGAAGCTAAATAAATGATGTATATAGatgatattacacggtggcgcgaagatatgaattttattttcgagtggcaaaacaatattttacgaaagagcgcagcgagtgagtaacatattgtttttgccacgagaaaataaaattcatatcttcaagtgGCCGTGTagtgttctttttattatatagacaaaaagacatcgataaaataatagatttttctTCGCCAAAAAGTGATTGTGACGGCtcaaatttacagtacagcaatataagacattgtttacaataatctCCAGAAATAACGCTgagctgaatagggctctacaatgacaaaatatcagcaaagctttgaaaaatgtgtaagcaaaattcaaaagacgcaAGACGCCTACAAAGTTCGGATGGAAATTAcggaaattacgtcatcgataaactcacgtgtgagattatggaaaataaaccacttggttcccggatgtagtttttatgaattttacgagtggtatattttgatttccagtaaaacactcgtgtctatataataattttaattattaggTTTCTTTTCAACGTATTCAGGGCAAAAGTCGAACTGGGACACTTGGAATCGGGTCAGTTGAACAAAGACAAGAGAACATATTAAAAGCCTGACAAAGATAAATTCAGTATCGCAAGATGGCCCAATAGAGTCCAGTCAGGAATTCGACACGGTATTATATTGCAGAGTACAATTAAAAAGCCTACAATATTTTAGAATTAACTATGCGTATTTAGGTTTAATGTATGGCGTAGATTGAGTTTTTAGTCGACGAAACATTCAAACATGGGCTGAGGTGCGCCTTTTAAGTGATAGATAGACCTCATGTGGAAAGCGATAACACTGGCCGTTAATGCACATTTACCCCGTCAACTTCGACAAGTTAATTCTGTTCCAAAATGAAGTCCATTCTGTACCTTTGTACAACTTCTTTACAGGTTAACTTGACGACCTGCAAGAGGTTTTTTCTTGACTTTATCACCTCGTTGCTCTATGCTTTATTCGAATGCCTGCTGATTATAACTTCAGTTACCaatctacaaaatgaaaaatgtgcGTAaagatttttaataatttaaaagcATAGCCCAGCCAAAAGCGGACTTGCTTGCAGACGACTGAAAAAATGTAACTTTCATTCTGTGTTTGACAGAGGCATATTGCGTTTTATGGCTTCCGTTAGCAAAGATGACAGGCTGTTTTACCTAAGACCACCATAAACTGAATGAAACTTAAACTAAAGAGATGATTGCTTCAATCACTGGCATCTTTTAATCCAGCCTTTTCATCCCACTTGACTGCATGCTTGACACTCGGGGCTTTCTATCTTGTGTTCCACAGTCTCGCTGTGGTTACTTAAGTTACCCAGGAGGTGGTTGGTCTTCTTGTAGCTCTTTTTAGTTACTAAATAAATATACGATGTCGTGTTTTAAAGGCAAATTGTCTCAATTTGTTGTCAATAGATAGCCGCGGTATatttttaaacagtttaaaaGATTCTGCTTCAACCACATACTGCGGTAGATTATTCCATTCTTTCACTATGCGAATAAAGAATGAATATTTATATGGGTTAACCCTTGCATTTTTTGCGACTAAGCATCATCTTCAAGGCTCGATTCCGCAGGCCTCGGTTCAGAAGACGCTTTGGGCTTAAGACCCACTGGAATTGACCCAAAGATTTGAAAGTAGTGCAAAAAGTTCACTTGTAAACTATATCTACATTAAGATTCTTCTTAAGTGagaaattttccattttcatttaaaatgtcTTGAATATAATAAATTCCCTTTTTGacccattttttccaaaatagcGATTTACCTTCAATTGTTATGTTGTCATTGTTCCAGAGAATTAGATCATCATGATAAGTATCCTGTTCAGACGCAATTCCTTAAAGTAAGGATCAAGCATTTCCAAATAAAAGAGCGATATATGTTTGAATTACAATTACACTTCAGTAGGAAAGAAAGACCAACGTATCTTTCGAAAAAGGAGTTAGGGATGCCCTTTTGACTCATTTGATGGACACTTAATTATCTACCGATCCAACTTAAACGGAGTGATTTAACTATTGCCTCAAAATTCGGAAAATTTAGAGGCTAGTAATATGAATTTCCGCTTGCAgaaaatatttcacagaaacaGATTACGGTTTATAGGTAAACGGCTTCGATTTGCAAGCCTGTCGGGTTGATTGTCTAGGCTAACATAAGCTCAATCTGAATCTCAATATTTAAAGATTAGATTAGGGGCTACGCTCACTGTCAGTTTTTCTCGGTATTCTCATCCTTAATTGCTTGACTCTCAAGGCCTTTCGAtcttcttatccccagttttttcagttttgctgtGGTTACTGCTTATCCTTCAAATGGCTGGTCTTCTACTTGATGATTGTTGACTTGAACTACTCTCGACTCTCACTCCAAATTTACATCCGAGGAATTTTCGAAACTCTCTTCTAAACACAGGATTCATTCCTGCATAAATAAAGGGATTGATGGCGTTCGAAATATTTACGAAAAATGTGCAAAGTAACTGAACATTGCGAGGCATTTTATTTCCAAAGAACAATCTCGTCAGGATGGTGATGACCCAAGCGGGTAGCCAACACAACATGAAGGCAAAGACGACAACAAACAGAGACTTGCTTAGTCGAATTTCGTTTGTGGTGACTGTCTCGTTGTTGTTTGCTCGAAGACTTTGCGCAGTTCCAGCATTGTGTTCCCGAatctttttcaaaacatttctgtAGCTGAATGTTGTCACAGCTAGAGGAAGGACAAAAAACAAGCCTAGAACGACAATGTAGTGAAGTATTTTTCCAAAATTACTTAAGTGACTGTTTAAGCAAGCTGCATAGTTCGGCACAAAATGAAAATCTTGTAGACCAGTAAGGCGAGGAATTAAAATGTAGAGAGCTACAAATGTCCAGGCAGACCCAAGAAAAATACGAGattttttcttcgaaaagtaCAGACTGtatttttgatttgatttgcatatTCTTATGTATCTGTTAAGGGCAGTAAGACCCATGGTCACAGGTGAAACATACACAACAAACAGACTGAAATAAGCGTGTATTTGACAAGCCGTTTCACCAAAAGGCCATCTGCCGGTGATAAGAACTCCAGTCGCTGGAGGCATGACCAGAGTTGCAGCTATCAAGTCAGTTACAGCCAATGCAATGTAAAGATTCGTTGTGGTACGGAGGCTGCTATTTCTGTAAACTGACAAACAAACGAGGATGttgcccaaaagtgacaaaatatttAATACAATCATTGCTCCAGCTTCTATAACTTTTAACGCTGTACTGCCCGATTCGAAGATGCCCACCATTCTTCAATTGGATCTTTGTAAGATTTTTGGACTGCTCTGACTTTTTAACTGTTGTCGCAAGAGTTAGCGATGAATTTTACCTGTTAGTAAGCCTAACATAAAGAGCACAATACGTCATTTCAAGATGGCATCATTTAACTGCAACTACCAAACTTCATTTCCTTTgtgctttcttatttaaatttttttaagcccagtgaggtttaaaaaaacaatttaaaaagacgccatcgtgcaattgtcctctTAAAGCGGTGATTTCCTAATAGAAGCAACAtcagtttttttcccataaggAGTGACAAAATACCACTAAAAGAATGATTCATTGCACACAGTGACTTTTCTAAGCACACGTGCTACGTAATATTACGTATTAGTCACGAATATTTTACTAGCGCTCTCTCATCTCATAACGATGAATTTTACCTGTTAGTAAGCCTAACATGAAGAGTGAAAAGCTTTCAATATCACAATGGGCCATTTATAAGATGACATCATTTAACTACAACTAACGAACTTCATTTCCTTTgtgctttcttatttaaattttttcagcCCCAGTGAGATTCAAAAAGCAGTAGCCCTAATTtccacaacaaaaaaacaggCTGAAGGATTCTTTTAATTAAGTAAAATGGCtccatcgtgcaattgtcctttTTAAAGGGGTGATTTCCTAATCAAAGCAACATCAATTTTATCTCATATGGAGGgacaaaacaacattaaaagAGTGATTCATTGCCCACCATAACTTTTCTAAACACAGCTGCTACGTAATATTACGCATTAGTCACGAATATTTTTCTAGAGCTCTCTCATCTCATCTCTTGTAGCTTCCCTTCTCTTCTTTCAgtgatgtaatatatcaagcatgagaagcagtgtttcatcaccagacgAAACACTGAGAATtgataatggtaattgaactaagtggagtgcaatttggtctgaaatcatacgcggggtttcaaaatcgaacgagcgcgcagcgcgagttcgattcgaaatcacaagtatgatttcagaccaaaattgcacgacacgaagttcaattaccactttattacttccattttgaaatcgcagaatttagtcattactaatattttattgatcaagtaaccggtttgttaaaaagccgaaacaaaaaggctattacatctcattttgtattccaaacagaaatgatgcgatatagaccaaaaatggtgcgatttaaaacagaaatgatgcgatttagaacatgaatgacgcgatttggaacagatgcgatttagagcaaaaaatggtgcgatttaggaataaatcacaccgctgagagccaatcagattgcacggatagccagtgatttcaaagtggatgtaataaagttgaaaatacgacaCGCAGCttagtacagtcaactcccgttattgcggacaccctcgggaccgcGGTCTTATCTCGGTAATAGCGGGGAGGGAAAAAAGTGCTGTCAACATACAATAATATTACAAATAAC
This window encodes:
- the LOC140934576 gene encoding melatonin receptor type 1A-like translates to MVGTLESRSTALKVVEVGAMIALNIISLFGNILVGLSVYRNNRLRTATNLYIVALAVSDLIAATLVMPPATGVLITGRWPFGETACQIHAYFGLFAVYVSPVTMGLTALNRYTRICSSDQQYNLFFSKKKSLIFLGFSWTFVALCILIPRLTGLQEFYFVPSYAVCLNRQMSDLGKIVHYIVVLGLCFALPLAVTIFSYKKVLKKIREHNTGTARNLRTNNKETVTTKEIRLSKSLFVVVFAFMLCWLPAWVITILTRLSFGNKMPRNVQLLCTFSLNISNAINPFIYAGMNPLFRREFRRLLVCRFGGKKADNHQLKPLAGRQVNL
- the LOC140934577 gene encoding melatonin receptor type 1A-like; translated protein: MVGIFESGSTALKVIEAGAMIVLNILSLLGNILVCLSVYRNSSLRTTTNLYIALAVTDLIAATLVMPPATGVLITGRWPFGETACQIHAYFSLFVVYVSPVTMGLTALNRYIRICKSNQKYSLYFSKKKSRIFLGSAWTFVALYILIPRLTGLQDFHFVPNYAACLNSHLSNFGKILHYIVVLGLFFVLPLAVTTFSYRNVLKKIREHNAGTAQSLRANNNETVTTNEIRLSKSLFVVVFAFMLCWLPAWVITILTRLFFGNKMPRNVQLLCTFFVNISNAINPFIYAGMNPVFRREFRKFLGCKFGVRVESSSSQQSSSRRPAI